A part of Sugiyamaella lignohabitans strain CBS 10342 chromosome D, complete sequence genomic DNA contains:
- the AYT1 gene encoding Ayt1p (Acetyltransferase; catalyzes trichothecene 3-O-acetylation, suggesting a possible role in trichothecene biosynthesis; GO_component: GO:0005575 - cellular_component [Evidence ND]; GO_function: GO:0016740 - transferase activity [Evidence IEA]; GO_function: GO:0016746 - transferase activity, transferring acyl groups [Evidence IEA]; GO_function: GO:0016747 - transferase activity, transferring acyl groups other than amino-acyl groups [Evidence IEA]; GO_function: GO:0045462 - trichothecene 3-O-acetyltransferase activity [Evidence IMP] [PMID 12478589]; GO_process: GO:0043387 - mycotoxin catabolic process [Evidence IMP] [PMID 12478589]) has translation MTLPETDTLFDDFPVDIFGQIPSLNIYTQICLCYSIDSDTDEESIISTLKDGLQRLKEKFPWTAGQVVNESGVFRIRPLEGVSQLLVKDLRNDSAAPTAPTMESLRESEFPIHMLDESLIAPRRTLPGHPDEASLTERPVFMVQANFISGGLLLTFIGQHNAMDMIGQERIVSLFSKACHNETFSSDELNIGNLHRSGNIQLIDAPLETLPYNSLSTSTRLTSETASKDTSWGDESTNNKDSKDGPTSCSWALIKFSANALANLKAIANNDKTTEFISTDDVLTAFTWQGIIRARLNNRLETSRTVKLARAIDVREYVGLPAKYPGIVQNMSIHSLTLQEISDEPLGVVASNLRAVLDPKTSHLGYDTRAIATVLTRAPDKFVSFASSLDLKTDIMLSSWAKVNFFNLDFNLGLGKPESIRRPQFTPVESLIYFLPKSPEGDIVICLCLADADLEKLQSDPLFAKYGHYIGKRG, from the coding sequence ATGACGTTGCCTGAAACGGACACTCTTTTTGACGACTTCCCAGTGGACATCTTTGGACAAATTCCGTCCCTAAACATTTATACACAGATATGTCTCTGTTACTCAATTGATAGTGACACAGATGAGGAATCCATAATATCAACTTTAAAAGATGGTCTCCAAAGActgaaagaaaaatttCCTTGGACTGCAGGACAAGTGGTTAATGAGTCCGGTGTATTTAGGATAAGACCGTTAGAGGGAGTTTCGCAGCTGTTGGTCAAAGATTTACGGAATGATAGTGCAGCTCCCACAGCTCCCACAATGGAGTCTCTTAGAGAGTCGGAATTTCCAATTCACATGCTTGATGAATCGCTCATTGCTCCTCGTAGGACACTTCCTGGTCATCCTGATGAAGCTAGTTTGACGGAACGGCCCGTTTTTATGGTTCAAGCTAACTTTATTTCTGGTGGTCTACTACTGACATTCATCGGACAGCATAACGCTATGGATATGATTGGTCAAGAGCGGATAGTGAGCCTGTTCTCCAAAGCATGTCATAACGAGACTTTCTCGTCTGATGAGTTGAATATAGGAAACCTTCATCGTAGCGGCAACATTCAATTGATTGATGCACCTTTAGAGACCTTACCTTATAACAGTTTGAGCACCAGTACTCGTTTGACAAGTGAGACAGCTTCAAAAGATACTTCTTGGGGAGATGAATCCACCAATAATAAAGATAGCAAAGACGGACCGACTTCTTGTTCATGGGCGCTTATTAAATTTTCAGCCAATGCCCTGGCAAACCTTAAAGCCATAGCCAATAACGACAAAACTACCGAGTTCATTTCCACTGACGATGTTTTAACTGCATTTACGTGGCAGGGTATTATACGAGCGCGTCTTAATAATCGATTAGAGACTTCACGTACTGTGAAACTTGCTCGAGCAATTGATGTTAGAGAATATGTGGGTTTGCCTGCCAAGTATCCAGGAATTGTTCAAAACATGTCTATACACTCTCTTACCCTACAAGAAATATCCGACGAGCCTCTTGGAGTTGTGGCTTCGAACCTCCGCGCTGTCCTAGATCCCAAGACATCACATCTCGGCTATGATACTAGGGCTATTGCTACTGTGCTTACAAGAGCACCTGACAAGTTTGTTTCATTTGCATCTAGCCTCGACCTCAAGACTGATATCATGTTAAGTTCATGGGCCAAGGTTAACTTTTTTAATCTTGATTTCAATCTCGGACTGGGTAAACCAGAGTCTATAAGACGACCACAGTTCACCCCTGTTGAGAGCCTGATATATTTCCTGCCTAAATCACCTGAAGGCGATATTGTCATTTGTCTGTGTTTGGCAGATGCTGACTTAGAAAAGCTTCAATCTGACCCACTTTTTGCCAAGTATGGTCACTACATCGGTAAGAGAGGGTAA
- the ITT1 gene encoding Itt1p (Protein that modulates the efficiency of translation termination; interacts with translation release factors eRF1 (Sup45p) and eRF3 (Sup35p) in vitro, contains a zinc finger domain characteristic of the TRIAD class of proteins; GO_component: GO:0005575 - cellular_component [Evidence ND]; GO_function: GO:0046872 - metal ion binding [Evidence IEA]; GO_function: GO:0003674 - molecular_function [Evidence ND]; GO_function: GO:0008270 - zinc ion binding [Evidence IEA]; GO_process: GO:0006417 - regulation of translation [Evidence IEA]; GO_process: GO:0006449 - regulation of translational termination [Evidence IMP] [PMID 11570975]): MSCKAANSESESTTKSCVEKALQSTEEAHVGDSFDPSEQIEELESLQAIFPELQVDIEKLSGSIKIPVAPTKSIQIIFRDDVGDKDKSDDRSVVYSLQHMPPVNFKFELPKSYPRSSPPIFSIESAWLPVQYKAKLINDLMTIWRQVGDLVLYSFIDTLLLAMTSEFELTTVTLPANKLDSSGNSLKAQILTYDVEASIHDFETQTFKCEICQYDKKGTSCTRLRNCSHVFCTQCLIDYYSACIEQGYISQVQCPEPGCSDTLKVLDELQLTELVGPELKNRYDDLRKKQAVEANPNVYMFCPREVCEGLVKRNADDLLAICPDCDFAFCAICKRSWHGYYQYCKLQEPPRDLILKYIDGDEGIKRKLEREWGKLNMSRYVAVYESDRAFQDYLNESQTTSCPKCSAPIEKSMGCNKMTCSICHTYFCFLCTEVLERDNPYRHYGSQFSPCFQKLFEGTDVEQAADEIDPNLLIRMVL; this comes from the coding sequence ATGAGTTGCAAGGCAGCGAATAGTGAGTCTGAATCAACGACTAAATCGTGTGTTGAGAAGGCTTTGCAATCCACCGAAGAAGCTCATGTTGGTGATTCTTTTGACCCATCTGAACAGATCGAGGAGTTGGAATCATTGCAGGCCATTTTTCCAGAACTTCAAGTGGATATAGAAAAACTGAGTGGTTCGATCAAGATTCCTGTAGCTCCTACCAAATCAATACAAATCATATTCCGAGACGATGTGGGAGATAAGGACAAGTCGGATGACAGATCAGTAGTATACTCACTTCAGCATATGCCACCAGTTAACTTCAAATTCGAGCTACCCAAGTCGTATCCTCGTAGCTCTCCGCCTATATTCTCGATTGAATCAGCATGGTTACCAGTGCAATACAAAGCTAAACTTATCAATGATCTTATGACAATATGGAGACAAGTGGGTGATCTAGTGCTCTATTCATTCATAGATACGCTATTACTTGCCATGACCAGCGAGTTTGAACTGACTACTGTGACTTTACCAGCCAATAAACTCGATTCTTCTGGAAATTCATTAAAAGCGCAAATTCTCACTTATGATGTTGAGGCCAGTATACATGACTTCGAAACGCAAACCTTCAAATGTGAAATTTGTCAGTATGACAAAAAAGGGACCAGCTGTACTCGTCTAAGGAATTGCTCACATGTGTTTTGTACGCAGTGTCTGATAGATTACTATTCTGCCTGTATTGAGCAGGGGTATATATCGCAGGTGCAATGTCCCGAGCCTGGATGTAGTGATACACTTAAAGTTCTAGACGAGTTACAACTCACTGAATTAGTTGGCCCGGAACTTAAAAATAGATACGATGATTTGAGAAAAAAGCAGGCTGTTGAAGCAAATCCAAACGTTTATATGTTCTGTCCTCGAGAAGTTTGTGAGGGGTTGGTAAAACGTAATGCAGATGACCTACTGGCTATTTGTCCAGACTGTGATTTCGCTTTCTGTGCTATTTGCAAGCGGTCGTGGCATGGATACTATCAATACTGTAAATTACAAGAACCGCCACGAGATCTCATTCTTAAGTATATCGATGGAGACGAAGGTATCAAACGGAAGCTAGAGCGGGAATGGGGCAAGCTCAACATGAGTCGTTACGTAGCAGTTTACGAATCAGACAGAGCATTCCAGGACTATCTCAACGAAAGTCAAACCACATCGTGTCCCAAATGCTCAGCTCCTATTGAGAAGTCCATGGGCTGTAACAAAATGACGTGCTCCATCTGTCATACCTATTTCTGTTTCCTGTGCACCGAAGTTCTCGAACGAGACAACCCATATCGTCATTACGGATCACAATTCTCACCGTGCTTCCAAAAACTTTTCGAAGGTACCGACGTCGAGCAGGCTGCGGATGAAATTGATCCAAACCTTCTGATAAGAATGGTCCTTTAA
- the PRP40 gene encoding Prp40p (U1 snRNP protein involved in splicing; interacts with the branchpoint-binding protein during the formation of the second commitment complex; GO_component: GO:0005685 - U1 snRNP [Evidence IDA] [PMID 9630245]; GO_component: GO:0071004 - U2-type prespliceosome [Evidence IDA] [PMID 16618970]; GO_component: GO:0005634 - nucleus [Evidence IEA,IEA]; GO_component: GO:0005634 - nucleus [Evidence IMP] [PMID 15020406]; GO_component: GO:0030529 - ribonucleoprotein complex [Evidence IEA]; GO_function: GO:0003723 - RNA binding [Evidence IDA] [PMID 8622699]; GO_process: GO:0008380 - RNA splicing [Evidence IEA]; GO_process: GO:0006397 - mRNA processing [Evidence IEA]; GO_process: GO:0000398 - mRNA splicing, via spliceosome [Evidence IDA] [PMID 8622699]), translating into MAWEPHQDDQGRVYYYNSVTRQSTWEKPDELLTPLEIALKRTGWTEYETDDGAKYWNNDASGESVWELPEDIKKLEDEIKNKRSEDRTELANLPVGPSAANRIPAGIVSGGAPGAGISVSGTSVSGASGVSQIPLSSNNKFPSQSAVHPDRVEYLRKNLEGQDPMQAAVEEYRNALRRAGVDKIWSNPEAGDNQEETHEKENQNGSRNDDRDRQNEDDRNGSGYREDREGRERRDGRERTNGSGERTRKSHMKSLKEQVFARPTFMPWNEAVKVLITDPGYWVIRDPADRRKHFDEFISEVTNKYQTERLEQWTSVIKSMSDVLANGKYSRRIKYYSTWATFKDDLNREAPFQQALEYFPGDFGSRLQRFVFHKRLQELRKQRNADVEASKTQELRVLRDQFSKLRVDYSSRWEDVFSSLQKSGVLSAKIHHLDNLDILEGYEEYMKTIEREENEKLRDLKKLRYRQERKNRQNFILLLQELKQKGQLNVHSKWAKENDDDTKAIFPLIKDDPRYINLCGQPGSTPLELFWDTIEEEKRKINLNRELVIDIISATRSNMPTSLEEFEQLLKSDPRGGQIPAELLQDVYKSLKEKGIDYSSSSLSRRDHDTDRIRGRERSRDRDRDRDHGRNRDRDRDRDRGGEYDSYAKSSSRRDRSRSREHRSHSHRDRDAHDRDHERSYSRRDRSRSRSRSSYSRSRRESRSHSQSHHSDDDRFRAARSHKRHTMDFYDALDALRPRIVLEDTWKTIQPRVESLPEYKPLDESECRSIFDSYLRRLERANAPRPPPPRRDRHQRDLERVSHNEDLRNRPSGRGLDSGPILDY; encoded by the coding sequence ATGGCCTGGGAACCGCATCAAGATGACCAGGGCAGAGTCTACTATTACAATTCAGTGACGCGGCAGAGTACTTGGGAGAAGCCAGATGAGCTACTTACTCCGCTCGAGATAGCCCTTAAGAGAACGGGATGGACCGAGTATGAGACTGATGATGGCGCCAAATACTGGAATAATGACGCTTCTGGTGAGAGTGTGTGGGAACTGCCAGAGGATATCAAGAAACTGGAAGACGagatcaaaaacaaacgcAGTGAAGATCGCACAGAGTTGGCAAATCTGCCGGTAGGACCAAGTGCTGCTAATAGAATCCCAGCTGGAATTGttagtggtggtgctcCAGGTGCTGGAATTTCTGTCAGTGGTACAAGTGTATCAGGTGCGTCAGGTGTCTCGCAGATTCCATTGTcttcaaataataaatttcCGAGCCAGAGTGCTGTTCATCCAGACAGAGTCGAATATCTGCGCAAGAATCTCGAGGGTCAAGATCCCATGCAAGCAGCTGTAGAGGAGTATCGAAACGCATTGAGAAGAGCAGGTGTTGACAAGATTTGGTCAAATCCTGAAGCTGGTGACAACCAGGAAGAAACTCACGAAAAGGAAAACCAGAATGGTTCACGAAACGACGACCGCGACCGACAAAACGAAGATGATAGAAATGGAAGTGGTTATAGGGAAGACAGAGAAGGAAGAGAGAGACGCGATGGACgagaaagaacaaatgGCTCGGGAGAGAGAACAAGAAAGAGCCATATGAAAAGTTTGAAGGAGCAGGTGTTTGCTCGTCCTACTTTTATGCCCTGGAACGAGGCCGTGAAAGTCCTCATCACGGATCCTGGATACTGGGTGATTCGTGATCCAGCAGACCGTAGAAAGCATTTTGACGAGTTCATCAGCGAAGTCACTAATAAATACCAGACTGAACGTCTGGAACAGTGGACCTCGGTGATAAAAAGCATGTCTGACGTACTAGCAAATGGTAAGTACAGTCGTAGAATCAAGTACTATTCGACATGGGCCACTTTTAAAGATGATCTGAATCGAGAAGCGCCATTCCAACAAGCTCTCGAGTACTTTCCAGGAGATTTCGGGTCGAGACTCCAGCGATTTGTATTTCATAAACGATTGCAAGAACTTCGCAAGCAGCGAAATGCGGACGTAGAAGCTAGTAAAACCCAAGAATTACGAGTACTCCGAGATCAGTTCTCAAAACTACGTGTCGACTACAGCTCACGTTGGGAAGATGTGTTTAGTTCTCTACAAAAAAGTGGTGTTTTATCCGCAAAAATACACCATCTTGATAATCTCGATATTCTCGAGGGTTATGAGGAGTATATGAAGACTAttgaaagagaagaaaatgaaaagctACGAGACTTGAAGAAACTTCGGTATAGACAAGAACGAAAGAATCGTCAAAACTTCATTCTATTGTTACAAGaattaaaacaaaaagGCCAGCTCAATGTGCATTCCAAGTGGGCAAAAGAGAATGATGACGATACAAAAGCCATTTTCCCACTTATCAAGGACGACCCCCGGTATATTAATTTGTGTGGTCAGCCTGGATCCACACCTCTAGAGCTGTTCTGGGatacaattgaagaagaaaaacgTAAAATCAACCTCAACCGAGAACTCGTTATTGATATTATATCAGCCACTCGAAGCAATATGCCCACTTCACTCGAAGAATTCGAACAACTTCTGAAATCCGATCCTCGTGGTGGCCAGATCCCTGCTGAACTGCTGCAGGACGTTTATAAGAGCTTGAAAGAAAAGGGTATCGActattcttcttcatcccTCTCTCGACGAGATCACGATACTGATCGGATTCGTGGTCGGGAACGGTCACGAGACCGCGATCGTGATCGTGACCACGGCAGAAACAGAGATCGTGATCGTGACCGTGACCGTGGAGGAGAATATGATTCTTATGCGAAATCGTCGTCTCGCAGAGATAGGTCACGATCTCGAGAACACCGTTCACATTCGCATCGAGACCGCGATGCGCATGACCGGGACCACGAGCGGTCATATTCACGTCGTGACCGGTCTCGGTCTCGGTCCCGTAGCAGCTACTCACGATCACGTCGCGAGTCTAGATCACACTCACAATCCCACCACTCGGACGACGACCGATTCCGAGCTGCTCGAAGTCACAAACGACACACCATGGATTTCTACGACGCTCTCGATGCTCTACGACCGAGAATTGTCCTGGAAGATACCTGGAAAACCATCCAGCCCCGTGTCGAATCGCTGCCTGAATACAAACCACTCGACGAATCCGAATGCCGCAGCATCTTCGACTCGTACCTCCGTCGTCTCGAACGAGCCAACGCACCAcgaccacctccacctcgCCGAGACCGTCACCAACGAGACCTCGAACGCGTGTCCCACAACGAAGACCTCCGCAACCGGCCCTCGGGCCGCGGTCTCGACAGCGGACCCATCCTCGACTACTAA
- the UBP6 gene encoding Ubp6p (Ubiquitin-specific protease; situated in the base subcomplex of the 26S proteasome, releases free ubiquitin from branched polyubiquitin chains; negatively regulates degradation of ubiquitinated proteins by the proteasome; works in opposition to Hul5p polyubiquitin elongation activity; mutant has aneuploidy tolerance; GO_component: GO:0000502 - proteasome complex [Evidence IPI] [PMID 12408819]; GO_component: GO:0005838 - proteasome regulatory particle [Evidence IPI] [PMID 11029046]; GO_function: GO:0008234 - cysteine-type peptidase activity [Evidence IEA]; GO_function: GO:0016787 - hydrolase activity [Evidence IEA]; GO_function: GO:0008233 - peptidase activity [Evidence IEA]; GO_function: GO:0004843 - ubiquitin-specific protease activity [Evidence IDA,IMP] [PMID 12408819]; GO_function: GO:0004843 - ubiquitin-specific protease activity [Evidence IDA,IMP] [PMID 17018280]; GO_process: GO:1901799 - negative regulation of proteasomal protein catabolic process [Evidence IMP] [PMID 17018280]; GO_process: GO:0016579 - protein deubiquitination [Evidence IMP] [PMID 12408819]; GO_process: GO:0016579 - protein deubiquitination [Evidence IGI] [PMID 14581483]; GO_process: GO:0006508 - proteolysis [Evidence IEA]; GO_process: GO:0006511 - ubiquitin-dependent protein catabolic process [Evidence IEA]), with product MIQKTNKLVNVKHAGKKYEVDIDPSDNGLTFKMQLFSLTGVPPDRQKILVKGGQLKDDAELSSLNIKPNHTFMMLGTVGELKAPEKKMVFAEDMTDRQLVQSGMVKTPNGLVNMGNTCYANSSLQALRTVPELQTALNTYKGGIINNPQAPDMAGALRDLYLSMKGTTQAYYPVGFITMFRKAFPQFDERDNEGGYKQQDAEEAWSQLLNTLRPKLELEPAASSSAVAGTESASNNANSSFVDQYFGGSFETVLKCNEDGSTDEPRPGHETFLKLDCHITISTNFLRDGLLAGLEEKIEKHSDSLGRNAQFTLSRKISRLPKYLTVHYIRFFWRRDTQKKSKILRKVAFPFTLDVTEFLSDDLRKKVVPARDRFREVQKDQEELRRSAKRARLGGEGSKASETDDVKEDGTISDSRLAEFKNQVSQAVDPDLAKDPGTNPFGLYELSAIVTHGGSSADSGHYQAFTRNDKEPGKWWKFNDDKVTEVDEAKIETLAGGGESDSALILLYRAVSL from the coding sequence ATGATTCAGAAAACTAACAAATTAGTTAATGTCAAGCATGCAGGCAAGAAATATGAGGTGGACATTGATCCCAGTGATAATGGTCTCACTTTTAAGATGCAGTTATTTTCGCTGACGGGCGTGCCTCCTGACAGACAGAAGATTCTCGTGAAGGGCGGTCAGCTGAAAGACGATGCTGAATTGTCAAGTTTGAATATCAAGCCTAATCACACGTTTATGATGCTGGGTACTGTTGGAGAATTGAAAGCTcctgagaagaaaatggtttTTGCTGAAGATATGACGGACCGTCAGCTCGTACAGTCCGGCATGGTCAAGACACCTAATGGATTGGTTAACATGGGTAACACGTGTTATGCCAATTCCTCTTTACAGGCATTGAGAACGGTTCCCGAACTACAAACTGCCTTGAACACTTATAAGGGAGGAATCATTAATAACCCCCAGGCACCGGATATGGCTGGTGCTTTGAGAGATTTGTATCTTAGTATGAAAGGCACTACCCAGGCATACTACCCAGTAGGATTCATCACTATGTTCAGAAAAGCATTCCCTCAATTCGACGAGCGAGATAATGAAGGTGGTTATAAACAGCAAGATGCCGAAGAGGCCTGGTCGCAACTGCTCAACACTCTGAGGCCCAAACTCGAGCTCGAACCTGCTGCGTCGTCTTCAGCAGTTGCTGGTACTGAAAGTGCTAGTAACAACGCAAACTCGAGTTTTGTGGATCAGTATTTCGGTGGATCGTTTGAAACGGTTTTAAAGTGTAATGAGGATGGGTCGACTGACGAGCCACGACCTGGTCATGAGACGTTTCTCAAGCTGGATTGTCATATCACTATTTCGACCAATTTCTTGAGAGACGGATTATTGGCCGGTTTGGAGGAGAAGATCGAGAAACACAGCGATTCGCTGGGCCGCAACGCTCAATTTACCCTGTCCCGTAAGATCTCGCGACTGCCAAAGTACCTGACTGTGCATTACATTCGATTTTTCTGGCGTAGAGATActcaaaagaagagtaaAATTCTCAGAAAAGTGGCGTTCCCATTCACTCTGGATGTGACGGAGTTTTTATCTGACGATCTTAGAAAGAAGGTTGTTCCTGCTCGTGACCGGTTCCGCGAGGTTCAAAAGGATCAAGAGGAGCTTCGTCGTAGTGCCAAGCGTGCCAGACTTGGCGGCGAGGGTTCAAAAGCTTCAGAGACTGACGATGTCAAGGAAGATGGAACCATTTCCGATTCCCGTTTGGCTGAGTTTAAAAACCAGGTTTCACAGGCTGTTGACCCCGATCTCGCTAAAGATCCCGGTACCAATCCCTTTGGTCTGTACGAGCTGTCGGCTATTGTGACCCATGGTGGTTCAAGTGCCGACTCGGGCCATTACCAAGCTTTCACTCGCAACGATAAAGAGCCCGGCAAATGGTGGAAGTTCAACGACGACAAAGTGACTGAGGTCGACGAGGCCAAAATTGAGACTCTGGCCGGTGGTGGCGAGTCCGACTCGGCTCTTATCCTCTTGTACCGTGCTGTATCCCTGTAG
- the MIC19 gene encoding Mic19p (Component of the MICOS complex; MICOS (formerly MINOS or MitOS) is a mitochondrial inner membrane complex that extends into the intermembrane space and has a role in the maintenance of crista junctions, inner membrane architecture, and formation of contact sites to the outer membrane; Mic19p is peripheral to the inner membrane; GO_component: GO:0061617 - MICOS complex [Evidence IDA] [PMID 21944719]; GO_component: GO:0061617 - MICOS complex [Evidence IDA] [PMID 21987634]; GO_component: GO:0061617 - MICOS complex [Evidence IDA] [PMID 22009199]; GO_component: GO:0005737 - cytoplasm [Evidence IDA] [PMID 14562095]; GO_component: GO:0016020 - membrane [Evidence IEA]; GO_component: GO:0044284 - mitochondrial crista junction [Evidence IDA] [PMID 22009199]; GO_component: GO:0005743 - mitochondrial inner membrane [Evidence IEA,IEA]; GO_component: GO:0005739 - mitochondrion [Evidence IEA]; GO_component: GO:0005739 - mitochondrion [Evidence IDA] [PMID 14562095]; GO_component: GO:0005739 - mitochondrion [Evidence IDA] [PMID 14576278]; GO_component: GO:0005739 - mitochondrion [Evidence IDA] [PMID 16823961]; GO_function: GO:0003674 - molecular_function [Evidence ND]; GO_process: GO:0042407 - cristae formation [Evidence IMP] [PMID 21944719]; GO_process: GO:0042407 - cristae formation [Evidence IMP] [PMID 21987634]; GO_process: GO:0042407 - cristae formation [Evidence IMP] [PMID 22009199]) produces the protein MGNSSSKPAEQVKVFLPSTPTELSPSLLGKLESSLESDYTRAQYTEKHIQDRVSEELKKIQKESEAEFKSLASKVSEISEEKLGDIDSAKLHAKLDELKSALEARQKRGKFDKEITAARDALATCFKENKGKPLKCQEVFEEFHRKVEALSS, from the coding sequence ATGGGCAATTCATCATCCAAGCCAGCAGAACAGGTCAAGGTGTTCCTACCATCGACCCCTACAGAATTGTCACCTTCTCTGCTAGGAAAATTAGAGTCGAGTTTAGAATCTGACTACACCCGAGCTCAATACACAGAAAAGCATATCCAGGACCGAGTATCCGAagaactgaagaagatccAAAAGGAAAGCGAGGCCGAATTCAAGTCACTGGCATCCAAGGTCAGTGAAATCTCCGAGGAGAAGCTCGGTGATATCGACAGCGCCAAATTGCATGCCAAGTTAGACGAGCTGAAATCAGCCCTCGAAGCCCGACAAAAGCGTGGAAAGTTTGATAAAGAGATCACCGCTGCTAGAGACGCTCTGGCCACATGTTTCAAAGAGAACAAGGGCAAACCCCTGAAGTGCCAAGAGGTATTTGAGGAATTCCACAGAAAAGTCGAAGCTCTATCTAGTTAA